DNA sequence from the Caulobacter segnis genome:
GATATAGGTCGAGGCGACCGAGCGGTGGCCCTTGGTGTCGGGGTTGATGCTGGAATTGATCAGGTCGCTCAGCACCGCGCCGCTGATCGGGTCGGTGAAGGTGATGGTGCCGTCGATGCGCTTGTCGCGGTCGTCCAGCTGGGTCTCGCGGCGGACCTCGACGCCCGACGCGACGCCGACATCGCCGCCCGGCAGGCTGAAGAGATCGGGCTTGGAGACCTTGAAGTCCCACGAGGCCAGGCTGCTCTTGGTGCGGCGCTTGATCTTGACGCGGATGGCGTCGATCGCCGCCTCGCTGTTGCGGGTGGTGTCCGCGCCGCTGGGGTTGGTGATGTCCGAGCCGTTGAAGACGTTGTAGGCGTCGGGCGTGGACAGGGCCAGCTGGGCGTAGAGCTTGGTGTTGGAGATGTTGTCGCTGATGTCGTCGGCGGTGGCTTCCGAATAGACCAGCGCCGATTCCCAGTCGAAGCCGAACTTCTGGCCCCGGACGCCGGCCAGCACGCGGTACTGGTCGTTGGTGACGTCGACGGCGGTCAGGCCCAGGTCGGCGAAGGTGTAGCCGCGCAGGGTCAGCGACAGGCCGCTGGCCGGAACGTTCAGGTTGGGCAGGCGGTTGGGGTTGGTCGTCCCGTTGGCGAAGGTCACCGGGCCGAAGGGGTTCCAGTAGTTGCTGGCGGGGATGCTGATCACGCCCGACGACAGGGTCGAGATCGGCGCCTGCAGGGCGCTCGTCTTGGCATGGTACAGGCCCAGCTCGCCGAAGACGGTCAGGTCGTCGGAAATGTCATAGTGGCCGGTCAGGAAGACGTTGGTCCGCTTCAGCTCCGGAATCACCGTGGTGCCCAGGGCGGCCGAGTTGAAGCGCAGGTCGCGGTCGGCGGCCGAGGTGGCCAGGGCGCCGTCGTCGATGCACATGCCGCCGCTGATGTTCAGCTGGCAGCCGGCGAAGGTCGACGGCTGGATGTGGAAATAGCCGGCGCTGCTGGTCAGGGCCGTCGTGCCCTGGCGCACCGTGCCGAAGCTCTGGGGCGTCTGGACATAGGCCCAAGGCGTCGTCGTGCTGCGGCCGTCCAGGCTGGCGACGCCGTCGAAGCGCGTGCCAGCAAACAGCGCGCGGCGATCCGACGAGGCGGTGTAGTCCTGGTCGGTCGAGCGCATGCGCGTGCGCTGGTCGTACGACACGAAGGCGCTGATATTGCCGCGACCGTCCGCGAAGTTCTTCCCACCGAAGGCGTTGAAGTTGTACTCCTTGAGGTTCGTGCCCTCTGCGAAGCCGTACTGGGCCGAGGTGGTCAGGCCGTCGACATCGTCGCGCAGCACGGTGTTGACCACGCCGGCCACGGCGTCGGCGCCGTAGATGGCCGCCGCGCCGTCGCGCAGCACTTCCAGGCGCTTGAGGCCCGATACCGGGATGGCGCTGGTGTTGTAGGTCAGCACCGGCACCAGGTTGTCGTTGGCCTGGCTGGTCGGGTGGGCCACCACGCGACGGCCGTTCAGCAGCACCAGGGTGTTGCCGATGCCCAGGTTGCGCAGGTTCACCGAGCCAACGTCGCCCCGGGCGCTGTTGCTGGTGCCCGGCAGGTATTGGGCGTTGAAGTTCACGTCGCCCATCTGCGGGATCGAGCGGAAAAGCTCGTCGCCGGACACCGCGCCGGACGCCCCGATCTGGTCCTCCCCGACCACGGTCACCGGCAGGGCCGCATTCACCTTCGCACCCTTGATCTGCGAACCGACGACGACGACGGCCTCGATCTCGGTGGCGTCGGCCCCGGTCGGCGGCGCGGTCTGCGCCCAGGCGTGGGCGGCGAAGCTCGCGGCGCATAGCGCCGTGGTCGCAAGCACGAGTTTGCGGTGATTGATGATCATGGAAGCCCCTCCAATAAACGCGATGCGCGAGCCACTCCCCGCCCTGCTTCAGCCGAAGCAGCGCATGGCCCACGCCACACTCCGAACACAAATGGATCGGACGGAGGTTAATCCCATCAAATTGGTTGGATTTAAAAGTGGAGTTTTTCTGACACCCGCCGCAGCGATTGTCATAGAAACAACCTCAAATGAGCGGCTTTGCCCAAGGGAAAGGCAAAGATTTGCCCATGTATAAAGGGATTGACGCAGCGCGAGAATTTGGTCTGCAGCAGGAGGCGTCAACCCCTGCAATTCATCTCAGACCAAGGACAACCTTGCAGGGCGACGGATTCGGATCACCACGTTCTTTCACTGCGCCGTGATCCGAACTTCATCGACTTACCCGACGATCGACTTCGCCGATCTTCAGGTCACTTCTTGATCTGGTCGAATTCGATGTCGATCTGGATATCGACATCGTTGCCGATCGGGCCGGACAGAGTGGTGAAGCCGAAATCGCGACGGTCGAACCGGGCGGTGGCGGCGAAACCCAGCTTGGCGCCGTCCTTGGCCTTGCCCACGCCGCCGAAGGTGACGTCCAGCACCACCGGCTTGGTCACGCCCAGGAAGGTCAGGTCACCCGTCACCTTGCCCGAGGTCGGGCCGCTGAGCACGACCGACTTGGACACGAAGGTGATGGTCGGGAACTGGGCCGACTTGAAGAACTTGTCGCCCGCCAGTTCCTCGGCGAAGCCAGCAACCGGCGTGACGATCGACTTGGGATCGATAGTGACCGACAGGCTGGACTGTTCGGGCTTGGCGCCGTCCCACTTCAGGGTCCCGTCCAAGCCGTCGAAGCGGAACACGCTCTTGGAAACGCCGCCCTGGTGGTCGATGCGGGCGATCAGGGCCGCGTGCCGCTTGTCCAGCGCGTAGTCGCCGCTGGGCGCGGTCGCGGGGTTCTTGTCCGGCGCCGCCGCGGCGGCGGACGCGGTGAGCAGCGCGACGGTCGTCGAAAGCGCGAGAATGACAGCCCGAACCATTTGGGATTCCTCCGGAGTCTTGCAGGCGCGCCAAACTCGGCCGCGCGCGCCGCATATCGGCAGAATGTTCGCCCCGACGATATAGCGTTTTCTCATATGCATATCCGGAGCGGCGACATGCGCGCGACGGAGGCGTGAGCGCCCGCCCCCCTCCCCGCTAGGTCACACGGAAGGTCGCGGCGGCCCGGCCCGTGGCGTCCCCGACCGGGCCGACGAGGACCGCGCCGTCGCGGTGGCGCAGATGACCGCCAGCCAGGGCCGCGAACGACACGCCCCTGGCGCCCGCCAGGCCCGGAACCTCTCGGAACGCGGCGCGCCGCGGATCGCCGCCCGCCCGCGCGACGCCGACCACGCCATCGGCGCCCACGGTCAGCACGTGGCCGGGCTTGAGGATCGGCTCCAGCGAAACCGCGCCGCCGCCCAGCGGGCTGGGAATCTGGCGGAACTGGGTGGTCGGCAGCGGGCCGGCTCCAACGCCGACGCGCTCGCCCTCGTGGCGCAAGAAGACGTCCGGACGATCCAGCGGCGAGAACCGGTCGGGAACCGGCCCCGCCCCGACCGGCGCGCCGAAGTCGGGCGTCCCGTCAGCTTTGTAGTAGAGGCGCTGCACGCGGGTATGGCGGTTAGGGTCGAACAGCGGATCGCCCTGGATCTTCTTGTAGTCGCGGCCATGGTAGACGAGGACGTCACGCCCCAGCTCGTCGACGGTGAACGAGTTGTGGCCAGGGCCCCAGACGCCGGTCTCCTCCGACGAGACGAAGACGGGGACCGGCGACTTGCTCCAGGCGTCCGGCGACATCAGGTCCGCGTCCTCGTCGGCCGTCAGCAAGCCCAGGCAGTAGCGATCGTCGGTGGCGCTGGCCGAATAGCTGATGAACACCTTGCCATTGCGAACCAGGGGCGCGGGCCCTTCGGCGACCTTGAAGCCCTGGATCTCCCAGTCCAGCGTCGGCATGGTCAGACGCGCCGGCGGCCTGGCCAGGGTGGTCGGGGTGGCCAGCGGCGCTAGATAGAGGTTGCTGTTGGTCTTGATGCCCGGCTCCTGCTGGGCCCACAGCAGGTAGCGGACGCCGCGATGGCTGAAGACCGTTGAGTCGAGGGTGAAGGTGTCCCAGGGCGTCTGCAACTGGCCGGCCATCTCCCAGCGGCCCGTCAGGGCGTCCTTGTCCAGGCAGCGCAGGACGTAGGTGCGGATGTGGAACGGTTCGCCCGCGTCGCCGGCCGCGAAATACATGTGCCAGCGACCGTCGATCTCGTGCAGTTCGGGCGCCCAGATGTAGCCGCCCAGCTTGCCGGTCTTGGGTCGCCGCCAGATCACCGCCTCCGGGGCGGTGGCCAGCCCCGCCAGGGTCGGCGCGCGTCGGATGGCCAGCCGGTCGTACTCCGGCACCGACGCGGTCATGTAGTAGAGACCATCGGTGTGCCTGAAGATCAGGGCGTCGGCCCGCTGGCGCACCAGCGGGTTCGACGGGACCGGCGCGCGCCCGGTGGCGCGGGCGGCCGCGGGACCGCCGACAGCCAGGGCCCCGGCGCCGGCCAGCAAGGTCCGGCGGGAGGGCGTGGAATCGGGAATCATGAAGGCTCTCCTCGCCGGATCGGTCAGTTGAACGAATACCGCAGGCCGACCGCGAACGTCCGGCTGAGGATCGTCGAGCCGAAGTTGTCGGTCGTCGGGCCGCCGGCGTCGCCGAAAGCGTAGTAGGACTGGGCGATCTCGTCCGTGAGGTTCACCGCGTCGAAGCTGACCGACAGGTTGTCGCGCACCTGATAGTTCAGCTGGAAGTCCAGGCTCTTTTCCGGCTTGCTCCAGATGCCGATCGGGTTGGCGAACAACGCCGCTTCGTTCCGGGCCAGGAAGTCGTCGCGCCAGACATACGACAGGCGCGCGCCGAGCTTGCCCCGCTCGTAGGCCAGGGTGACGTTGTACGAAAGGTCAGACACGCCGAAGAACGTGGTCCTCTGCTGGCCGGTGATGGCGCCCGACGCGTCGGTCGACGGCACGTTCTGCGAGGACTCCAGCTTAGTCAGGCTGGCCTGGACGCCCAGCCCCTTCAGCACGCCCGGCAGGTATTCGGGGAAGTAGACCAGGCCGACCTCCAGCCCCTTCAACACGCCGTCCGAGGCGTTGACCGGCTGGCTGATGACGAACGAGTTGGTGTTCTGGCCGCTGTTGGCGATGGTCTGGCGACGACGCAGCGACACCACCAGGCCGTCGATCTCGCGGCGGAAGGCCGTGGCGTAGAGCGCACTGCCCGGCTGGAAATACCACTCGGCCGTCAGATCGTAATTGGTGGCGCGGGTGGCCTCGAGGTCGGGATTGCCGCCCGTGCCCGAACCGTAGCCGACGTTGGTCAGGTCGCCGGTCAGGTTGTAGTTCGGATTCAGGTCCGTGAAGTTCGGCCGCCGCAGGGTCTTGCCGTAGTTGAAGCGCAGCACGAAGTCGTTGGCGACATCGTAGCGCACCGTGACGCTGGGCAGGAGATCGCTGACCTTGGTCGACGCCAGCCTGCGGGCGCCGGTGAGCTGGTCGTTGAAGGCCATGTCGGTATCGACGCTGACATAGCGCAGGCCTGCCTGAGCCTTCAGCGGGCGGCCGAACAGGTCCTGTTCGAAGTCGGCCTGCAGATAGGCGGCGGTCGTTGCCTCGTCGATCGCGAAATTCTTGAACAGGCGCAGCTGGTCGGTGGTCTTGAAGGCTGGATTGACCGTCTTGTACAGCGCTCGGATCTCGGTGGCGTGGTCGCGCAGGTAATAGCCGTTGGCCAGCACCCACGAGGTCGGCACGTCCGCCCGGCCGTCGAAGAAGTCCGCGTTAGTGAACTGCAGGCCCTTGTCCAGCGTGCTGAGCGGCCGCCCCAGGAAGCCGTCCTGGGTGCGCTGGGATTCCGACGCGCCTCGGAAGTCGTAGCGGCCGCCGAATTTCAGCGTCCTCAGCGCGCCCCAGTCGGCGTCATAGACGCCGTCGAATGACAGCGTGATCGCGTCGCCCTCGTTCTTGTTGGCGTTGTCGTAGAACTGGGCGACGTTCCACTGGGCCGGGTCCTTGAGCAGGGCGTTGTTGTCGAACTTGAACGCCGTCACCCCATTGCCCGGATTGAAATCGACCGTGATCGAGTTGGCGACGCGGTCGGTGCGCATGGCCAGGAATTGCGAGCTGAACTGGCTGTCCTGGTACGAGAAATCACCGGTCAGGTGCAGGCGGTCGCCGATCTCCCACTTGCCGTTCAGGGCGTAGACGAAGCTGTCGGTCTTGGCGCTGGTCAAGTCGCCGCTGTTGAAGCCATAGACCGAGCCGACGGTGCGGGTCTTGATGACGTTGGCGCCAGGATACAGCGTGTAGGTCGAGGCCGGGTTCGGGCCGAGGTTTCCCCACCAGTCGACGAACGAGAACAGCAGGCTGTTGAAGGTCGTGTTGCGGTAGCCGTCGTAGAAGAACTCGAAGGTGTATTCGCTGCGATCGTTGGGCGCCCATTGCAGGGCGGCGTTGACGGCGGGGCGCTTGCGGTCGCCGTAAAAGTCGCTGGCGAACACCGCGTCGCGGGCCAAAAAGTAAGGCGTGGCGACGCCGTTGACGGTCAGGGTCGAGCCGGCCTTGCTGGGCAGGCCGCTGTTGCTGCCGGGAATCCACAGTTGCTGACCGGGCGCGCGGCCGTCGGTCGGCTGAATGCGCTCCAGCGGCGTCCAGCCGGCGGCGGGTGTGGCGGTCATGAACGGCACCAGGGCCCCGGCCGTGACGCTCTGGTCGCGGAACTTGGTGCGGGCGTAGCTGACGCTGAGCAGCGCCCCGACCTCGCCGGCCTTGGTGTCCCAGCGATTGCTGACCAGGGCGCTGAGGTTGGGATTAAACTTGTCGGCCTGCTCGTGCCAGATGCCGCGCGCGGCCAGCGAGAAGGCCGGGCCGGAGAAGTCGAAGGGGCGGCGGGTCTGGACGTCGACCTGGCCGGCGATGCCGGTCTCGATCTGCTCGGCGGCGCGAGTCTTGTAGACGTCGATGCGCTTGACCAGATTGGCCGGAATGTCCTGCAGGGCGAATTGACGGCCCGAGGCCGTGAAGACGTTGCGACCGTTCCAGGTGGTGGTGATGTCGGGCAGGCCCCGGATCGAGATCGCGGTCGCCTCGCCGCCCGAGCGGTTGGTCACCTGTACGCCGGCGATCCGCTGCAGGGCGTCGACGACGTTATTGTCCGGCAACTTGCCGATGTCCTCGGCCACAACCGATTCGACCACCTGACTGGCCTGGCGCTTGACCGCGAGGCCCTTCTCGAGGCTGGCGCGGATGCCGCGCACGACCACCTCCTCGACTTCGTTGTCCTCGCCTCGAGTCGCTGAAACGCCCGACTGGGCTTGGGCTTGAGCGCCGGTGGCGACACCGAGGAACAAGGCTGAAACGGCGACAGAAGCCAGCCAGGCGCGACGCGCGCTCGAGGCTCCGCGCGGATTGGCGGATTGAACCAACATGAGACTTCCCTCCCTGGAACCAGTTCCCTCGTCTTTGCGAGGGCTCGAACACCTGATTATTGTCTGACAAATATGACATAGACAAGAGGGAGATCGAATTCATCGACCCACGTTCGGCGGACACAACCTCGTGACCGTTGAATTGACAGCGCAGGCAGGCAATTTCCGGCAGGTCCGACAATTGGCAAATCTTGGGCCCTCAGCGCCAATCCAAGCGCTCGACGGTCCTCGCGACCGGTCAGGATT
Encoded proteins:
- a CDS encoding TonB-dependent receptor domain-containing protein, coding for MIINHRKLVLATTALCAASFAAHAWAQTAPPTGADATEIEAVVVVGSQIKGAKVNAALPVTVVGEDQIGASGAVSGDELFRSIPQMGDVNFNAQYLPGTSNSARGDVGSVNLRNLGIGNTLVLLNGRRVVAHPTSQANDNLVPVLTYNTSAIPVSGLKRLEVLRDGAAAIYGADAVAGVVNTVLRDDVDGLTTSAQYGFAEGTNLKEYNFNAFGGKNFADGRGNISAFVSYDQRTRMRSTDQDYTASSDRRALFAGTRFDGVASLDGRSTTTPWAYVQTPQSFGTVRQGTTALTSSAGYFHIQPSTFAGCQLNISGGMCIDDGALATSAADRDLRFNSAALGTTVIPELKRTNVFLTGHYDISDDLTVFGELGLYHAKTSALQAPISTLSSGVISIPASNYWNPFGPVTFANGTTNPNRLPNLNVPASGLSLTLRGYTFADLGLTAVDVTNDQYRVLAGVRGQKFGFDWESALVYSEATADDISDNISNTKLYAQLALSTPDAYNVFNGSDITNPSGADTTRNSEAAIDAIRVKIKRRTKSSLASWDFKVSKPDLFSLPGGDVGVASGVEVRRETQLDDRDKRIDGTITFTDPISGAVLSDLINSSINPDTKGHRSVASTYIEFAVPLVSPEMSIPLVHRLDLQLAGRYEHYSDFGNTAKPKVAGAWDIVDGLRLRGSWAKGFRAPNLEQINATVVSRSNTRTDYAFCEADLRANRITSFAGCSRSLLTTARRAGNPDLDPEESETISYGVVLEPKFIPAEYGRLTFTVDYWKVKQKGLIGVFGEGNALILDYLLRQSGSSNPNVVRAAPTADDIAAFAGTGLAAAGQVLYVNDKYTNLQPQDVEGLDIGVMYRLSTDKLGDFDLNVNAAHLIKYYQSPSPGIAELMAARSAGKINAGTTITGGGNLLQQNGKTDWKVSASLTWRYKQLTVGGFTQYIGEYNDTALLDSAGAPWVVESQVTGNLYGEYDFAQANTKLRLGVRNITDKDPPLSSAGYDGTVYLPYARYWYVSVKKTF
- a CDS encoding YceI family protein, translated to MVRAVILALSTTVALLTASAAAAAPDKNPATAPSGDYALDKRHAALIARIDHQGGVSKSVFRFDGLDGTLKWDGAKPEQSSLSVTIDPKSIVTPVAGFAEELAGDKFFKSAQFPTITFVSKSVVLSGPTSGKVTGDLTFLGVTKPVVLDVTFGGVGKAKDGAKLGFAATARFDRRDFGFTTLSGPIGNDVDIQIDIEFDQIKK
- a CDS encoding family 43 glycosylhydrolase; this encodes MIPDSTPSRRTLLAGAGALAVGGPAAARATGRAPVPSNPLVRQRADALIFRHTDGLYYMTASVPEYDRLAIRRAPTLAGLATAPEAVIWRRPKTGKLGGYIWAPELHEIDGRWHMYFAAGDAGEPFHIRTYVLRCLDKDALTGRWEMAGQLQTPWDTFTLDSTVFSHRGVRYLLWAQQEPGIKTNSNLYLAPLATPTTLARPPARLTMPTLDWEIQGFKVAEGPAPLVRNGKVFISYSASATDDRYCLGLLTADEDADLMSPDAWSKSPVPVFVSSEETGVWGPGHNSFTVDELGRDVLVYHGRDYKKIQGDPLFDPNRHTRVQRLYYKADGTPDFGAPVGAGPVPDRFSPLDRPDVFLRHEGERVGVGAGPLPTTQFRQIPSPLGGGAVSLEPILKPGHVLTVGADGVVGVARAGGDPRRAAFREVPGLAGARGVSFAALAGGHLRHRDGAVLVGPVGDATGRAAATFRVT
- a CDS encoding TonB-dependent receptor, with translation MLVQSANPRGASSARRAWLASVAVSALFLGVATGAQAQAQSGVSATRGEDNEVEEVVVRGIRASLEKGLAVKRQASQVVESVVAEDIGKLPDNNVVDALQRIAGVQVTNRSGGEATAISIRGLPDITTTWNGRNVFTASGRQFALQDIPANLVKRIDVYKTRAAEQIETGIAGQVDVQTRRPFDFSGPAFSLAARGIWHEQADKFNPNLSALVSNRWDTKAGEVGALLSVSYARTKFRDQSVTAGALVPFMTATPAAGWTPLERIQPTDGRAPGQQLWIPGSNSGLPSKAGSTLTVNGVATPYFLARDAVFASDFYGDRKRPAVNAALQWAPNDRSEYTFEFFYDGYRNTTFNSLLFSFVDWWGNLGPNPASTYTLYPGANVIKTRTVGSVYGFNSGDLTSAKTDSFVYALNGKWEIGDRLHLTGDFSYQDSQFSSQFLAMRTDRVANSITVDFNPGNGVTAFKFDNNALLKDPAQWNVAQFYDNANKNEGDAITLSFDGVYDADWGALRTLKFGGRYDFRGASESQRTQDGFLGRPLSTLDKGLQFTNADFFDGRADVPTSWVLANGYYLRDHATEIRALYKTVNPAFKTTDQLRLFKNFAIDEATTAAYLQADFEQDLFGRPLKAQAGLRYVSVDTDMAFNDQLTGARRLASTKVSDLLPSVTVRYDVANDFVLRFNYGKTLRRPNFTDLNPNYNLTGDLTNVGYGSGTGGNPDLEATRATNYDLTAEWYFQPGSALYATAFRREIDGLVVSLRRRQTIANSGQNTNSFVISQPVNASDGVLKGLEVGLVYFPEYLPGVLKGLGVQASLTKLESSQNVPSTDASGAITGQQRTTFFGVSDLSYNVTLAYERGKLGARLSYVWRDDFLARNEAALFANPIGIWSKPEKSLDFQLNYQVRDNLSVSFDAVNLTDEIAQSYYAFGDAGGPTTDNFGSTILSRTFAVGLRYSFN